In one window of Mesorhizobium sp. B2-1-1 DNA:
- a CDS encoding acyl-CoA thioester hydrolase/BAAT C-terminal domain-containing protein: MAIDGDSLPRGLSGKMFRTAADSTTGVVVLGGSSGRVDVSRARLFANEGTMAVALRWFGDEGQAAGICEVPLETFFAAADCLVELGCKRIVFVGTSKGAEAALLAAVHDSRISAVVAFSPSSVVWGNIGAGLDGISWPERSSWTLRGRPLPFVPTDPEWEPEYRDGLIAYRSLFEHCLKRHETEIEAATIPLEKTNAQILLVAGHDDALWPSDKFATSIVERRADAGLPTQLLLAEDAGHRILLPGETTPRSSLHAHGGNDEADARLGQLAWEQIKAILQ, from the coding sequence ATGGCGATAGACGGCGACAGCCTTCCACGGGGACTGTCCGGAAAGATGTTTCGGACCGCAGCCGACAGCACCACGGGGGTCGTGGTGCTCGGCGGTTCCAGCGGTCGGGTGGACGTGTCGCGAGCCAGGCTTTTTGCGAATGAGGGAACGATGGCGGTTGCGCTCCGCTGGTTCGGGGACGAGGGCCAAGCCGCTGGCATCTGCGAGGTGCCGCTGGAGACCTTCTTTGCCGCGGCGGACTGCCTGGTGGAACTGGGCTGCAAGCGGATCGTCTTTGTCGGCACGTCGAAAGGCGCCGAAGCCGCTTTGCTGGCGGCAGTGCACGATTCGCGCATCAGCGCGGTCGTCGCGTTCAGTCCTTCGTCAGTCGTGTGGGGAAACATCGGCGCTGGCCTCGATGGCATCAGCTGGCCGGAGCGCTCGTCCTGGACACTGCGGGGCAGGCCACTTCCGTTTGTGCCCACGGACCCTGAATGGGAGCCAGAATATAGAGACGGTCTTATCGCCTACAGGAGTTTGTTCGAACATTGCCTGAAGAGGCACGAGACCGAGATCGAGGCGGCGACCATCCCGTTGGAGAAGACCAACGCCCAGATCCTGCTCGTCGCAGGACACGATGATGCGCTTTGGCCCTCGGACAAATTTGCGACCTCAATTGTGGAACGGCGAGCGGATGCCGGTTTGCCGACCCAACTTCTCCTGGCGGAGGACGCGGGCCATCGCATATTGCTGCCGGGCGAGACGACGCCGCGATCATCCCTGCATGCGCATGGTGGAAATGACGAGGCTGACGCCAGATTGGGGCAATTGGCCTGGGAACAGATCAAGGCCATTCTCCAGTAG
- a CDS encoding DUF1638 domain-containing protein: MKMPRPKQNQADKLLIIACGMIAREVLAVKEQLGLHHLELTCLPAEFHFYPDRIAPAMDKAIEKAKAEGYSNIFVGYADCGTGGLLDRVCEKHGVERMAGPHCFAFYQGMDAYAKVADDDMMSFYMTDFLCRQFDAFFMKPLGLDRHPELIKDYFGNYEKLIYLAQTDDPELDKVAEKAAKLLGLVYERRTTGYGDLTAGLAKAAADV; the protein is encoded by the coding sequence ATGAAGATGCCCAGACCTAAGCAGAATCAAGCGGACAAGCTGCTCATCATCGCCTGCGGGATGATTGCGCGCGAGGTGTTGGCCGTCAAGGAACAGCTCGGGCTCCATCACCTCGAATTGACATGCCTTCCGGCCGAGTTTCATTTTTATCCGGACCGCATCGCGCCGGCGATGGACAAGGCCATCGAAAAGGCCAAGGCGGAAGGCTACAGCAACATCTTCGTCGGTTACGCCGATTGCGGCACCGGCGGCCTGCTCGATCGGGTCTGCGAGAAGCATGGCGTCGAACGCATGGCCGGTCCGCATTGCTTCGCCTTCTACCAGGGCATGGATGCCTATGCGAAGGTCGCCGACGACGACATGATGTCCTTCTACATGACCGATTTCCTCTGCCGCCAATTCGATGCCTTCTTCATGAAGCCGCTCGGTCTCGACAGGCATCCGGAGCTGATCAAGGACTATTTCGGCAATTACGAGAAGCTGATCTACCTGGCCCAGACCGACGATCCGGAGCTCGACAAGGTCGCGGAAAAGGCCGCGAAACTGCTTGGCCTCGTCTATGAGCGGCGCACGACAGGCTATGGAGACCTGACGGCCGGGCTGGCCAAGGCCGCGGCTGACGTCTGA
- a CDS encoding corrinoid protein: protein MSDDEIILSELSDDELVQQMHDDLYDGLKEEIEEGTRILLERGWAPYKVLTEALVEGMRIVGEDFRDGILFVPEVLLSANAMKAGMFILRPLLAATGAPKQGKMVIGTVKGDIHDIGKNLVGMMMEGAGFDVIDLGINNAVEKYLDAIEQHQPDIIGMSALLTTTMPYMKVVIDTMKEKGIRDDYVVLVGGAPLNEEFGKAVGADAYCRDAAVAVETAKDYMKRKHNVRASA, encoded by the coding sequence ATGTCCGACGACGAGATTATCCTCTCCGAGCTTTCCGACGACGAGTTGGTGCAGCAGATGCACGACGATCTCTACGACGGTCTGAAGGAAGAGATCGAGGAAGGCACGCGCATCCTGCTCGAGCGCGGCTGGGCACCCTACAAGGTGCTCACGGAAGCGCTGGTCGAAGGCATGCGCATCGTCGGCGAGGATTTTCGCGACGGCATCCTGTTCGTTCCCGAAGTGTTGCTGTCGGCCAATGCGATGAAGGCCGGCATGTTCATCCTGCGCCCGCTGCTCGCCGCCACCGGCGCGCCCAAGCAGGGCAAGATGGTGATCGGCACCGTCAAAGGCGATATCCACGACATCGGCAAGAACCTCGTCGGCATGATGATGGAAGGCGCCGGGTTCGACGTCATCGATCTTGGCATCAACAATGCGGTCGAGAAATATCTCGATGCCATCGAGCAGCACCAGCCGGACATTATCGGCATGTCGGCGCTGCTGACCACGACCATGCCCTACATGAAGGTCGTCATCGACACGATGAAGGAAAAGGGCATCCGCGACGACTACGTCGTCCTGGTCGGCGGCGCGCCGCTTAACGAGGAATTCGGCAAGGCGGTCGGCGCCGACGCCTATTGCCGCGACGCCGCTGTGGCGGTCGAGACCGCCAAGGACTACATGAAGCGTAAACACAATGTGCGCGCTTCCGCCTGA
- a CDS encoding trimethylamine methyltransferase family protein — translation MSEHAAVDQEASNARRGRGASGGAAARRAARSGGGPGTQLTYIKRKINVYEVLDEEGLALIEKNTDTVLEEIGIIFRDDAEALQLWKEAGADVKGERVHFPKGLCRSLLKTAPPIYTQHARNSERSVQIGGNATVFAPVYGPPFVRDLDGVRRYATIEDFQNFVKLAYMAPSIHHSGGTVCEPVDVPVNKRHLDMIYAHIKYSDKPFMGSVTAPERAEDTVAMAKLVFGDDFVENNTVLTSLINANSPMVFDETMLGALKVYARHNQACIVTPFILAGAMSPVTVAGTLTQVLAEVLAGASFTQLIRPGAPVLFGTFASSISMQSGAPTFGTPEPSLVSYGAAQLARRLGLPFRTGGSLCASKIPDAQAAYESANTLNSTILAGTNFVLHSAGWLEGGLASCYEKFMMDIDQLGMTQKFSEGVDLSENGQAMDAIRQVGPGSHYLGCDHTQANFQTAFYRSNIADNNSYEQWLAEGEKTAPQRANELARRWLESYEAPHLDPAIDEALKDFIAKKKGSMPDAFT, via the coding sequence ATGAGCGAACACGCGGCAGTGGACCAGGAAGCGTCAAACGCGCGACGTGGACGCGGCGCCAGCGGCGGAGCGGCGGCAAGGCGGGCAGCGCGGTCGGGCGGCGGTCCCGGCACCCAGCTCACCTACATCAAGCGCAAGATCAACGTCTATGAAGTGCTGGACGAGGAAGGCCTGGCGCTGATCGAGAAGAACACCGACACGGTGCTCGAAGAAATCGGCATCATCTTCCGCGACGATGCGGAGGCGTTGCAGCTGTGGAAAGAGGCGGGCGCCGACGTCAAGGGCGAACGCGTGCATTTCCCGAAGGGGCTCTGCCGTTCGCTCTTGAAGACCGCGCCCCCCATCTACACCCAGCATGCCCGCAATTCCGAACGCTCGGTGCAGATCGGCGGCAATGCTACCGTCTTCGCCCCGGTCTATGGCCCGCCCTTCGTGCGCGACCTCGACGGCGTCAGGCGTTACGCGACCATCGAGGATTTCCAGAATTTCGTGAAGCTCGCCTATATGGCGCCTTCGATTCACCATTCGGGCGGCACCGTGTGCGAGCCGGTCGACGTGCCGGTCAACAAGCGCCATCTCGACATGATCTACGCGCACATCAAATATTCCGACAAGCCGTTCATGGGCTCGGTCACCGCACCGGAACGTGCTGAAGACACGGTCGCCATGGCCAAGCTGGTGTTCGGCGACGACTTCGTCGAAAACAACACGGTCCTGACCAGCCTGATCAACGCCAACTCGCCGATGGTCTTCGACGAGACCATGCTTGGCGCGCTGAAGGTCTATGCGCGCCACAACCAGGCCTGCATCGTCACGCCGTTCATCCTCGCCGGCGCGATGAGCCCGGTGACGGTGGCCGGCACGCTGACCCAGGTGCTTGCCGAGGTGCTTGCCGGCGCTTCGTTCACGCAGCTGATCCGGCCGGGCGCGCCGGTGCTGTTCGGCACGTTCGCCTCGTCGATCTCGATGCAGTCGGGCGCGCCGACCTTCGGCACGCCGGAGCCGTCGCTGGTATCCTACGGCGCCGCACAGCTCGCACGGCGCCTCGGCCTGCCATTCCGCACCGGCGGCTCGCTTTGCGCCTCGAAAATCCCCGACGCGCAAGCAGCCTATGAAAGCGCCAACACGCTGAACTCGACCATTCTGGCCGGCACCAATTTCGTCCTCCATTCGGCCGGCTGGCTCGAGGGCGGGCTGGCGTCCTGCTACGAAAAATTCATGATGGACATCGACCAGCTCGGCATGACGCAAAAATTCTCCGAAGGCGTCGACCTGTCGGAAAACGGCCAGGCGATGGACGCCATCCGCCAGGTCGGGCCGGGCAGCCACTATCTCGGCTGCGACCACACGCAGGCGAATTTCCAGACTGCCTTCTATCGCTCCAACATCGCCGACAACAATTCCTACGAGCAGTGGCTGGCCGAAGGCGAGAAGACCGCACCGCAACGCGCCAACGAACTCGCCCGCCGCTGGCTGGAATCTTATGAGGCGCCGCATCTAGATCCGGCGATCGACGAAGCGCTGAAGGACTTCATCGCCAAGAAGAAGGGGTCGATGCCCGACGCCTTCACGTGA
- a CDS encoding 4Fe-4S dicluster domain-containing protein — translation MIPSRGRMEEIAAVLGADGLILRGGFTFADGEAAPCGRSGAPARSALLVGQAGAAPWPHFLRWREKQPRAIANPLDTWSRQVIGAVAEEFGARAVSPSDKPYLPFQRWAMRAEGLKPSPLGILMHPRYGLWHAYRGALLFEDEIALPEAREAIHLCDACVDKPCLKSCPVDAYSAEGFAHQACLTHVRGPSGDPCRDGGCLDRNACPYGVAYRYPADMQAFHMAAFASR, via the coding sequence ATGATTCCTTCGCGCGGCAGGATGGAGGAGATTGCGGCCGTGCTTGGCGCCGACGGCCTCATCCTGCGTGGCGGCTTCACCTTTGCGGACGGCGAGGCGGCGCCTTGTGGCCGCTCCGGTGCACCAGCCAGGTCGGCGCTGCTGGTGGGACAGGCGGGGGCAGCACCCTGGCCGCATTTTCTGCGCTGGCGTGAAAAGCAGCCGCGAGCAATCGCCAATCCGCTCGACACCTGGTCCCGGCAGGTCATAGGCGCGGTCGCGGAAGAATTCGGCGCACGCGCCGTGTCGCCGTCCGACAAGCCCTATCTGCCGTTCCAGCGATGGGCGATGCGGGCCGAGGGCCTGAAGCCGTCACCGCTCGGCATCCTCATGCATCCGCGATATGGGCTTTGGCATGCCTATCGCGGCGCGCTGCTGTTCGAGGACGAGATCGCGCTTCCGGAGGCTCGCGAGGCGATCCATCTTTGCGACGCCTGTGTCGACAAACCGTGCCTGAAATCCTGTCCGGTAGATGCCTATTCCGCGGAGGGGTTCGCCCATCAAGCCTGCCTGACGCATGTGCGCGGGCCGAGTGGCGACCCCTGCCGTGACGGCGGCTGCCTTGACCGCAATGCCTGCCCTTATGGCGTGGCCTATCGCTACCCCGCGGACATGCAGGCCTTCCACATGGCAGCGTTCGCGAGCCGGTAA
- a CDS encoding dienelactone hydrolase family protein, protein MPKQDLQIKTRDGTARAGLFRPANASPPKAGIILYMDAFGPRPALDGMAERLAEEGYAVLVPDLFYRNAPYGPFDAKTAFVEERTKVPLMALISGTTQEMTIADSGAFLDALAAEGVTGPIGVVGYCMGGARALNAAASYPDRIRAAASFHGGNLATDAADSPHRKAGSVKARVHVGMAGVDRSFPPEQSARLAEAFRAAEVDYVLENYVGMAHGWCVPDHSVYNEDGAERHWNRLITLFSETLG, encoded by the coding sequence ATGCCGAAACAGGACCTTCAGATCAAGACCAGGGACGGCACGGCGAGGGCGGGGCTGTTCCGCCCGGCCAACGCTTCCCCGCCCAAGGCCGGCATCATCCTCTATATGGATGCCTTCGGCCCGCGCCCTGCGCTCGACGGCATGGCCGAGCGGCTGGCGGAGGAGGGCTACGCGGTTCTGGTGCCCGATCTCTTCTATCGCAACGCGCCCTACGGTCCTTTCGATGCCAAGACCGCCTTCGTCGAGGAGAGAACCAAGGTGCCGCTAATGGCGCTGATCAGCGGCACGACGCAGGAGATGACGATTGCCGACAGCGGCGCCTTCCTCGACGCACTCGCTGCCGAAGGCGTCACCGGGCCGATCGGCGTTGTCGGCTATTGCATGGGCGGCGCGCGGGCGCTGAACGCAGCCGCCTCCTATCCGGATCGCATCAGGGCGGCGGCCAGTTTCCATGGCGGCAATCTCGCCACCGACGCGGCCGACAGTCCGCACCGCAAGGCGGGGTCGGTCAAGGCACGCGTCCATGTCGGCATGGCCGGCGTCGACAGGAGTTTTCCGCCCGAACAGTCGGCGCGGCTGGCCGAGGCGTTCAGGGCGGCGGAAGTCGATTACGTGCTGGAGAATTATGTCGGCATGGCGCATGGCTGGTGCGTGCCGGACCACAGCGTCTACAACGAAGATGGCGCCGAGCGGCATTGGAACCGGTTGATCACCCTGTTTTCCGAGACGCTCGGGTAA
- a CDS encoding RNA polymerase sigma factor, whose translation MAMMLDESEASDAELIGRAKGGDRGAFGALLERHYDFVYRAAYRWCGRKADAEDIAQEVCVRLGKAIRDYRGGSAFTTWLYAMTLNAARDMMRKSARETVKTEAYGVHALISGEAPAENEDLAEALWAAVRRLPDKQRDAVLLVYGEGLSHAAAAEAMAISETTVSWHIHEAKKRLKTLMRSAGEV comes from the coding sequence ATGGCGATGATGCTGGATGAGAGCGAAGCCTCCGACGCCGAACTGATCGGGCGGGCGAAGGGCGGAGACAGGGGAGCTTTCGGCGCGTTGCTCGAAAGGCACTATGACTTCGTCTATCGCGCCGCCTACCGCTGGTGCGGTCGGAAGGCGGACGCCGAAGACATCGCCCAGGAAGTCTGCGTCCGGCTCGGCAAGGCGATCCGCGACTATCGCGGCGGCAGCGCCTTCACCACGTGGCTCTATGCCATGACGCTGAACGCCGCGCGCGACATGATGCGCAAGAGCGCCCGCGAGACGGTCAAGACCGAAGCCTATGGCGTCCATGCGCTGATTTCGGGCGAGGCTCCGGCCGAGAACGAGGATCTTGCCGAGGCGCTGTGGGCCGCGGTGCGGCGACTGCCCGACAAGCAGCGCGACGCCGTGCTGCTGGTCTATGGCGAGGGCTTGAGCCACGCGGCCGCCGCCGAGGCGATGGCGATCTCGGAGACGACGGTTTCCTGGCACATCCATGAAGCGAAGAAACGGCTGAAGACGCTCATGCGTTCAGCCGGGGAAGTGTGA
- a CDS encoding vWA domain-containing protein, with protein sequence MVDENELKRLRDIVIPAPGESAKARAFEAALRAYDEENISAVSQGSAGGLRLTERARKLWSEIMQKKLIATPAIAGLVALPIAGYATFHMLREQPSTFGGGEKITETLADKPATVKPLAKQATGDQAIDKPLATSAPEKDKKTDAESRDETEALAAPSRSESAVAGGLAPQNAQEQVAPAEPAPPAPTGEFALDSTAAPSTSRAARMSKMIAPQQPAVAPADQIAPPEENRDRVQDFKTNLVHSALEDPVSTFSIDVDTASYSFVRRSLKEGFLPQADTVRVEEMINYFPYDWKGPDAVSTPFNSTVSVMPTPWNAHSKLMHVAIKGFDVKPAEQPKANLVFLIDVSGSMDEPDKLPLLKSAFRLLVSKLKADDTISIVTYAGDAGTVLMPTKVAEKDKILNAIDNLQPGGSTAGEAGIKEAYKLAEQSFIKDGVNRVMLATDGDFNVGQSDDDDLKRLIEQERKSGVFLSVFGFGRGNLNDQMMQTIAQNGNGTAAYIDTLAEAEKVLVEDASSTLFPIAKDVKIQVEFNPAKVSEYRLIGYETRALNREDFNNDRVDAGEIGSGHSVTAIYEITPKGSGGEQIEPLRYGQAAVNNGGVANADEYAFVKIRYKLPNEDLSKLITTPVTSANEVASFDQATTDQRFSVAVAAFGQKLREEDATAKFGYDKILEIATAARGADPFGYRSEFLSLVRLASALGGNR encoded by the coding sequence ATGGTCGACGAGAACGAACTCAAGAGGCTGCGCGACATAGTGATCCCGGCTCCCGGCGAGAGCGCGAAGGCGCGCGCCTTCGAGGCCGCCTTGCGCGCCTATGATGAGGAAAATATTTCCGCCGTCAGCCAAGGATCGGCCGGCGGTCTTCGTCTCACAGAGCGAGCACGAAAGCTCTGGAGCGAAATCATGCAAAAGAAACTCATTGCCACGCCGGCTATTGCCGGGCTCGTCGCCCTGCCGATTGCCGGATACGCCACTTTCCATATGCTGAGGGAACAGCCGTCCACTTTCGGCGGCGGCGAAAAGATCACCGAGACGCTGGCCGACAAGCCCGCCACGGTGAAGCCGCTGGCTAAACAGGCCACGGGCGATCAGGCGATCGACAAACCGCTCGCAACGAGCGCGCCTGAGAAAGACAAGAAGACCGACGCAGAAAGCCGCGACGAAACGGAGGCCTTGGCGGCGCCGAGCAGATCCGAATCGGCCGTTGCTGGAGGCCTGGCGCCGCAGAATGCGCAGGAACAGGTTGCGCCGGCGGAACCTGCGCCACCTGCCCCAACGGGCGAGTTCGCCCTGGATAGCACTGCCGCGCCCAGCACGTCGCGAGCCGCACGCATGTCCAAAATGATAGCACCGCAGCAGCCGGCCGTGGCGCCGGCGGACCAGATCGCACCACCGGAGGAAAATCGCGACCGCGTCCAGGATTTCAAGACCAATCTGGTGCATTCGGCACTCGAGGACCCGGTCTCGACCTTTTCGATCGATGTCGACACCGCTTCCTATTCCTTCGTGCGCCGTTCGCTGAAGGAGGGTTTCCTGCCGCAGGCCGACACGGTGCGGGTCGAGGAGATGATCAACTACTTCCCCTATGACTGGAAGGGGCCGGATGCGGTGTCGACGCCGTTCAATTCGACCGTCAGCGTCATGCCGACGCCGTGGAACGCGCACAGCAAGCTGATGCATGTCGCCATCAAGGGTTTCGACGTCAAGCCGGCCGAGCAGCCCAAGGCCAATCTGGTGTTCCTGATCGACGTCTCGGGCTCGATGGACGAACCGGATAAATTGCCGCTGCTCAAGTCGGCATTCCGGCTGCTGGTCAGCAAGCTGAAGGCCGACGACACCATCTCGATCGTCACCTATGCCGGCGATGCCGGCACGGTGCTGATGCCGACAAAGGTTGCCGAGAAGGACAAGATCCTCAACGCCATCGACAATTTGCAGCCGGGTGGCTCGACGGCCGGCGAGGCCGGCATCAAGGAGGCCTACAAGTTGGCCGAGCAGTCCTTCATCAAGGACGGGGTCAACCGCGTGATGCTCGCCACCGACGGCGACTTCAATGTCGGCCAGAGCGACGACGACGATCTCAAGCGCCTGATCGAACAAGAGCGCAAGAGCGGCGTCTTCCTGTCGGTGTTCGGTTTCGGCCGCGGCAATCTGAATGACCAGATGATGCAGACCATCGCGCAGAACGGCAACGGCACCGCCGCCTATATCGACACGCTGGCCGAGGCGGAAAAGGTGCTGGTGGAGGATGCCTCCTCGACGCTGTTCCCCATCGCCAAGGACGTGAAGATCCAGGTCGAGTTCAATCCCGCCAAGGTCTCGGAGTACAGGCTGATCGGCTATGAGACCCGCGCCTTGAACCGCGAGGATTTCAACAATGACCGCGTCGATGCCGGCGAGATCGGTTCGGGCCATTCGGTCACCGCGATCTACGAGATCACGCCCAAGGGCAGCGGCGGCGAACAGATCGAACCGCTTCGCTATGGCCAGGCCGCGGTGAACAATGGTGGCGTCGCCAATGCGGACGAATACGCCTTCGTCAAGATACGCTACAAGCTGCCCAACGAGGACCTCTCGAAGCTGATCACCACGCCGGTGACGTCGGCCAACGAGGTTGCGTCTTTCGACCAGGCCACCACCGACCAGCGTTTCTCCGTCGCGGTCGCGGCCTTCGGCCAGAAACTGCGCGAGGAGGATGCAACGGCGAAGTTCGGCTACGACAAGATCTTGGAGATCGCCACAGCCGCCCGGGGAGCCGACCCGTTTGGGTACAGGTCCGAGTTCCTCTCGCTTGTGCGCCTTGCCTCGGCGCTGGGCGGCAACCGCTGA
- the bmt gene encoding betaine--homocysteine S-methyltransferase — protein sequence MTTTNPIDALLAQKGVLLADGATGTNLFAMGLEAGEAPELLNETKPDTITSLHQNFVDAGADIILTNSFGGTRHRLKLHHAQDRVHALNKRAAEIARAVADKAGRKVIVAGSVGPTGELLVPLGAMTYDEAVDAFAEQIEGLKEGGAEVAWIETMSAPDEIRAAAQAAIRVGLPYTYTGSFDTAGRTMMGLLPKDIHGVADGLSQAPLGVGANCGVGASDILASLLDMTQAKPEATVIVKGNCGIPEFRGTEIHYSGTPELMADYVRLAVDGGAKIIGGCCGTSFQHLAAMRKALDAHTKADRPTVETIVERIGPMRNKVATANSAETSEARRERRRSRA from the coding sequence ATGACGACGACCAACCCGATCGACGCGCTGCTGGCGCAAAAAGGCGTGCTTTTGGCTGACGGCGCCACCGGCACCAATTTGTTCGCAATGGGTTTGGAGGCTGGCGAGGCGCCGGAGCTGCTGAACGAGACCAAGCCCGACACCATCACCAGCCTGCACCAGAATTTCGTCGACGCCGGCGCCGACATCATCCTGACCAACTCCTTCGGCGGCACCCGTCACCGGCTGAAGCTGCATCATGCGCAGGACCGCGTGCACGCCCTGAACAAGCGCGCCGCCGAGATCGCCCGCGCGGTTGCCGACAAGGCCGGCCGCAAGGTGATCGTTGCCGGCTCCGTTGGCCCTACCGGTGAGTTGCTGGTGCCGCTTGGCGCCATGACCTATGACGAGGCGGTAGACGCCTTCGCCGAGCAGATCGAAGGCCTCAAGGAGGGCGGCGCCGAAGTCGCCTGGATCGAGACCATGTCGGCGCCCGACGAGATCCGTGCCGCCGCCCAAGCGGCGATCCGCGTCGGCCTGCCCTATACCTATACCGGGTCTTTCGACACAGCCGGCCGCACCATGATGGGCCTGCTGCCGAAGGACATACACGGCGTCGCCGACGGCTTGTCGCAAGCACCGCTCGGCGTCGGCGCCAATTGCGGCGTCGGCGCTTCCGACATCCTCGCCTCGCTGCTCGACATGACGCAGGCGAAACCGGAGGCAACCGTGATCGTCAAGGGCAATTGCGGCATTCCCGAATTCCGCGGCACCGAGATCCATTATTCCGGCACGCCCGAATTGATGGCCGACTATGTGCGCCTTGCCGTCGACGGGGGCGCGAAAATCATCGGCGGCTGCTGCGGCACCTCGTTCCAGCACCTGGCCGCCATGCGCAAGGCGCTCGACGCCCACACCAAGGCGGATCGTCCGACCGTCGAGACGATTGTCGAGCGCATCGGTCCGATGCGCAACAAGGTGGCCACGGCGAACAGCGCCGAGACCAGCGAGGCCCGCCGCGAGCGTCGTCGCAGCCGGGCCTGA
- a CDS encoding helix-turn-helix domain-containing protein: MDKRDLSAIFRERLKLLLTRSDLNQSAFATAVGIDRSALSQLMSGASTRLPRAETLLNIAAEFKVSLDWLLGLSQDEGVTGEIRESLEIEEAPDGFDRTLLARWFAEAAGTKIRYVPAGIPDLLRTHALVDYEANITNRSRLAQASETQYRIEYNRRPETDMEVCMPRHTLEIFARGLGVWDRFPEADRRQQLAHMATLLDDLYPTFRLFLYDGRMRYSIPLTIFGPYRAAIYVGDMYVVLNATQPVQALTRHFDNLIRAADVNPHEAASFARNLAGMSFPSGSA, encoded by the coding sequence ATGGACAAACGAGATCTGTCAGCAATCTTTCGGGAGCGTCTCAAGTTGCTCCTGACACGGTCCGACCTCAACCAGTCCGCCTTCGCCACCGCCGTCGGCATCGATCGGTCGGCGCTGTCACAGCTGATGTCCGGCGCGTCGACGCGATTGCCGCGGGCCGAAACGCTGCTCAATATCGCGGCCGAGTTCAAGGTGTCGCTGGATTGGCTGCTCGGCCTCAGCCAGGACGAGGGCGTCACCGGTGAAATCCGCGAAAGCCTGGAGATCGAGGAAGCCCCCGACGGTTTTGACCGCACGCTTCTGGCCAGATGGTTCGCCGAGGCCGCGGGCACCAAGATCCGCTATGTGCCGGCCGGCATCCCCGATCTTCTGCGGACGCACGCGCTGGTCGACTATGAGGCAAACATCACCAACAGGAGCAGGCTCGCACAGGCCAGCGAGACCCAATACCGCATCGAATACAACCGGCGCCCAGAGACCGACATGGAAGTCTGCATGCCGCGTCACACGCTGGAGATTTTTGCACGCGGCCTAGGCGTCTGGGATCGCTTTCCGGAGGCCGATCGTCGGCAGCAACTCGCCCATATGGCGACGCTGCTTGATGACCTCTATCCGACTTTCCGCCTGTTTCTCTACGACGGCCGCATGCGCTATTCGATCCCGCTCACCATTTTCGGACCCTACCGCGCCGCCATCTATGTCGGCGACATGTATGTCGTGCTGAATGCCACCCAGCCGGTCCAGGCATTGACCCGGCATTTCGACAATCTGATCCGGGCCGCCGACGTCAACCCGCATGAGGCAGCAAGCTTCGCGCGCAATCTGGCCGGCATGTCGTTCCCATCAGGTTCCGCATGA